The proteins below are encoded in one region of Dioscorea cayenensis subsp. rotundata cultivar TDr96_F1 chromosome 18, TDr96_F1_v2_PseudoChromosome.rev07_lg8_w22 25.fasta, whole genome shotgun sequence:
- the LOC120282754 gene encoding uncharacterized protein LOC120282754 — MYFNVTESFNAWIKEARHLLVCNMVDSIRFKLMNMMCDRQQHCHKWETHLCLDIHKMIEDTVEESRCLLIGHSNRVQFEVIDNQSNLVNLHDGTCSCKRCKVYGLQCKHACAGIMQTDTNVHWFGDDYYIIGMYNIVYGNLIYPIPDHDKLMDNYKDLRLRPPITRRRPGRPRRRRIESQTFNKWKLHYSRCNEVGHN; from the exons ATGTACTTTAACGTGACtgagtcattcaatgcttggatcaaggaggCACGCCACCTCCTTGTATGCAACATGGTTGACTCGATTAG GTTCAAACTGATGAATATGATGTGTGATCGCCAACAACACTGCCACAAATGGGAGACTCACCTTTGTCTAGATATACACAAGATGATCGAAGATACAGTGGAAGAAAGTCGGTGTTTGCTTATAGGTCATTCTAACAGGGTGCAATTTGAAGTGATAGACAATCAAAGCAACCTTGTTAACTTACACGATGGAACATGCTCTTGCAAACGTTGCAAAGTGTATGGCCTACAGTGTAAACATGCTTGTGCGGGCATCATGCAGACAGATACCAATGTTCACTGGTTCGGTGATGACTATTACATTATCGGCATGTACAATATAGTGTACGGTAACCTAATTTATCCTATCCCAGACCATGACAAACTAATGGATAATTACAAAGATCTTCGTCTTCGGCCACCTATAACAAGGAGACGGCCAGGGAGACCAAGGCGTCGAAGGATTGAGTCACAAACTTTTAACAAATGGAAGTTGCACTATAGTCGTTGTAATGAAGTTGGCCACAATTGA